The following coding sequences are from one Streptomyces sp. NBC_00536 window:
- a CDS encoding nucleoside/nucleotide kinase family protein encodes MTDLVARASALAVRGDRRILGIAGPPGAGKSTLAARLAGALGPRTAVVVPMDGFHLAQAELARLGLTDRKGAPGTFDAAGYVALLRRLRAPGTATVYAPAFHRSLEEPVAGSVPVAPDVPLVITEGNYLLHDAGEWAAVRPLLDEVWYLAPDRDLRIGRLVDRHVRHGKDPAYARAWVARSDEANARLIAAGRDRADLVLGTG; translated from the coding sequence ATGACGGACCTGGTGGCAAGGGCGAGCGCGCTCGCCGTCCGCGGCGACCGGCGGATCCTCGGCATCGCCGGGCCGCCGGGGGCCGGAAAGTCGACCCTCGCCGCCCGGCTCGCCGGGGCGCTCGGGCCGCGGACGGCCGTGGTCGTCCCGATGGACGGGTTCCACCTCGCCCAGGCCGAGCTGGCCCGGCTCGGGCTCACCGACCGCAAGGGCGCCCCGGGCACCTTCGACGCCGCCGGGTACGTCGCCCTGCTGCGCCGGCTCCGCGCGCCCGGCACGGCCACGGTGTACGCGCCCGCCTTCCACCGCTCCCTGGAGGAGCCGGTCGCGGGCAGCGTTCCCGTCGCGCCGGACGTACCGCTGGTGATCACCGAGGGGAACTACCTGCTGCACGACGCGGGTGAGTGGGCCGCCGTACGGCCCCTGCTGGACGAGGTCTGGTACCTCGCCCCGGACCGGGACCTGCGCATCGGGCGCCTGGTCGACCGGCACGTGCGCCACGGCAAGGACCCGGCGTACGCCCGCGCGTGGGTGGCCCGCTCGGACGAGGCGAACGCCCGGCTCATCGCAGCGGGCCGCGACCGCGCGGACCTCGTGCTCGGCACCGGCTGA
- a CDS encoding serine hydrolase domain-containing protein has product MSRRPYGHAGRIRPSLRLAAAAAVCGAVLGATAAPAQAGADRNPPSGTSLHQELRELVDRPDGPPGVIAVLRDGDRTEVYRAGVADVESGRPPKATDHMRIASVAKAFSGAVALGLVDRGRLHLDDTIGAVLPGQPSAWHQVTLRQLLNHTSGLPDYSSSQGFVDIVSEDPRHHFDSRRLLEFVADEDLAFPPGSRYQYSNSDNIAIALMAEAATGRRYEALLRELVYEPLGMDATTLPQGYRLPEPFLHGYQIDPQAGPVDVSEAVGASGAWAAGGIVSTPKDLTAFIRGYAGGALVSDRTRRQQFTFIPGALSQPPGPGRTEAGLAIYRYTTRCGTVYGHTGNTPGYTQLVAATADGRRSLTFSITTQTSLSNNPGLLARVREIQEDFVCALLRR; this is encoded by the coding sequence GTGTCCCGACGCCCGTACGGCCACGCCGGCCGGATCCGCCCGTCGCTGCGCCTCGCCGCCGCGGCCGCCGTGTGCGGCGCCGTGCTCGGCGCCACGGCGGCGCCCGCCCAGGCCGGAGCGGACCGGAACCCGCCGTCCGGGACCTCCCTCCACCAGGAGCTGCGGGAGCTGGTGGATCGGCCGGACGGGCCTCCCGGAGTCATCGCCGTCCTGCGCGACGGCGACCGCACCGAGGTTTACCGGGCGGGCGTGGCCGACGTGGAGAGCGGCCGCCCGCCGAAGGCGACCGACCACATGCGCATCGCCAGTGTCGCCAAGGCCTTCAGCGGAGCGGTGGCCCTCGGACTCGTCGACCGGGGGCGGCTGCACCTGGACGACACGATCGGCGCGGTGCTGCCCGGGCAGCCGTCCGCCTGGCATCAGGTGACCCTGCGTCAACTCCTCAACCACACCAGCGGGTTGCCCGACTACTCCAGTTCCCAGGGGTTCGTCGACATCGTCTCCGAGGACCCCCGTCACCACTTCGATTCCCGGCGCCTGCTGGAGTTCGTCGCCGACGAGGACCTCGCCTTCCCGCCGGGCAGCCGCTACCAGTACTCCAACTCCGACAACATCGCCATCGCCCTCATGGCCGAGGCCGCCACCGGACGCCGGTACGAGGCGCTGCTGCGCGAGCTGGTCTACGAGCCGTTGGGCATGGACGCCACGACCCTGCCCCAGGGATACCGGCTGCCCGAGCCCTTCCTCCACGGCTACCAGATCGATCCGCAGGCCGGGCCCGTCGACGTCAGTGAAGCCGTGGGCGCCTCCGGAGCCTGGGCGGCCGGGGGCATCGTCTCGACCCCGAAGGACCTGACCGCGTTCATCCGGGGCTACGCGGGCGGTGCGCTCGTCTCGGACCGCACCCGAAGGCAGCAGTTCACCTTCATCCCCGGCGCGCTGTCCCAGCCCCCCGGGCCCGGTCGCACCGAGGCGGGCCTGGCGATCTACCGGTACACCACGCGCTGCGGCACGGTGTACGGCCACACCGGCAACACGCCCGGATACACGCAGCTGGTGGCGGCCACGGCGGACGGCCGGCGCTCACTGACCTTCTCGATCACCACACAGACCTCCCTCAGCAACAACCCCGGCCTGCTCGCACGGGTCCGGGAGATCCAGGAGGACTTCGTCTGCGCCCTGCTGCGCAGGTGA